One part of the Gammaproteobacteria bacterium genome encodes these proteins:
- a CDS encoding adenylyl-sulfate reductase: MFMINPFAELSASIPSNVMQGYLILMVLLVVGGTILDMMHKKSAKYFFENAKKAQANAKRTVGTGEKVGLAIQTVASEVLTSSEFCNPKRRLSHLLTMYGFIIFVVTTAIMIFGYPTPATPAPAILPQLWHIGALMLAIGGYWFWFFIRVDVSAEGLPWFRFERADLFILSLLATSTFALIWSYTQSAGIAGWSTLFMVLFIASATLLFGGVYWSKFAHMFFKPAAAHQKKITKADGSMENLPGDYDLTDPEVQKRFPDIPEYMGKNPPNMGLGIKREAPNHY, encoded by the coding sequence ATGTTCATGATCAATCCCTTCGCCGAGCTTTCGGCATCGATACCATCCAATGTAATGCAGGGGTACCTCATCTTGATGGTGCTGCTGGTTGTAGGCGGCACAATACTGGACATGATGCATAAAAAAAGCGCGAAGTATTTTTTCGAAAATGCGAAAAAAGCGCAGGCGAATGCAAAACGGACAGTGGGTACCGGGGAAAAAGTCGGTCTTGCCATTCAAACGGTTGCCAGTGAGGTGTTAACGTCTTCTGAGTTCTGCAACCCAAAACGCAGGCTTTCCCATCTGTTAACCATGTATGGCTTTATTATTTTCGTGGTGACTACCGCCATTATGATTTTTGGCTACCCAACTCCTGCAACACCGGCACCTGCCATCCTGCCGCAGCTCTGGCATATCGGTGCGTTGATGCTGGCGATTGGTGGATACTGGTTCTGGTTCTTTATCCGCGTTGATGTGTCTGCGGAAGGTCTTCCCTGGTTCCGTTTTGAACGTGCGGATTTGTTTATCCTTTCACTGTTAGCCACCTCGACTTTTGCATTGATCTGGTCTTATACGCAGTCTGCAGGTATTGCAGGGTGGTCAACGCTGTTCATGGTCTTGTTTATCGCTTCAGCCACGTTACTGTTTGGCGGCGTATATTGGTCCAAGTTTGCACACATGTTCTTCAAGCCTGCCGCAGCACATCAGAAAAAAATTACCAAAGCCGACGGTTCAATGGAGAATCTGCCTGGTGACTATGACCTGACCGATCCTGAAGTACAGAAAAGATTTCCGGATATCCCTGAGTATATGGGCAAAAATCCTCCAAACATGGGGCTTGGTATCAAGCGTGAAGCGCCTAACCATTACTAA